The Trichoderma atroviride chromosome 5, complete sequence genome contains a region encoding:
- a CDS encoding uncharacterized protein (EggNog:ENOG41~antiSMASH:Cluster_5.5~CAZy:AA9~SECRETED:SignalP(1-21)) has translation MKSAAKLTLTALGCLAGSVLGHGQVQNFTINGAYNQGFILDYYYDKVNTGKFPNVAGWYAEDLDLGFIAPDAYTTPDIICHKNSAPGAITATIPAGGTVVFYWGPNPWPHPYGPIITYLAQCSGSCTNVDKTSLRWVKIQESGINYSTQVWANQVLINQGNKWSVTIPSSLKAGNYVIRHEILAAHGAGSADGMQNYPQCINLAITGSGTKSLPAGTAATALYKPTDPGILFNPYTTITNYTIPGPALWQG, from the exons ATGAAGTCTGCCGCGAAGCTGACTCTTACAGCACTCGGCTGTCTTGCAGGAAGTGTCCTTGGCCATGGGCAAGTCCAGAATTTCACCATCAATGGCGCGTACAACCAGGGCTTTATCC TTGATTACTATTATGACAAGGTCAACACTGGCAAATTCCCCAATGTTGCAGGTTG GTACGCTGAGGATCTCGATCTAGGCTTCATCGCCCCAGATGCATACACCACGCCTGATATCATCTGCCACAAAAACTCGGCGCCTGGTGCAATCACCGCGACTATACCAGCGGGCGGCACCGTTGTTTTCTATTGGGGTCCTAACCCATGGCCACACCCATACGGCCCTATTATTACGTACTTGGCCCAGTGCAGCGGCTCATGCACGAATGTGGACAAGACATCGTTGCGCTGGGTCAAAATTCAGGAGTCAGGCATTAATTATTCTACCCAGGTCTGGGCGAATCAGGTCCTCATCAACCAGGGCAACAAGTGGAGTGTGACAATCCCATCAAGCCTCAAGGCCGGAAACTATGTCATACGACATGAAATTCTCGC TGCTCATGGTGCTGGGAGTGCGGATGGCATGCAAAACTATCCGCAGTGCATTAATCTTGCCATCACTGGTTCGGGCACTAAATCGCTTCCTGCTGGGACTGCAGCAACTGCACTCTATAAGCCCACTGATCCAGGCATCTTGTTCAATCCTTACACAACGATTACCAATTACACAATTCCAGGCCCAGCCCTGTGGCAGGGCTAG
- a CDS encoding uncharacterized protein (antiSMASH:Cluster_5.5): MQDDGTSPPAGLPDLHFDSLNQVIGGDGSEYPLPTAFEPWDVIGYYTQLTDGDAATATAMDPNLLNTPTSSSLRSEQDNQFLMFPMDESPIVSEASPNTCSTHTQPSPSSITDKERSTARNNKRKRGPQNSRNPTEKKEQVKRRNRVAASKCRQKKREKVNDLKKQSSSL, encoded by the coding sequence ATGCAGGACGACGGAACCAGTCCACCCGCGGGGCTCCCTGACCTGCACTTTGACTCGCTGAATCAAGTCATCGGCGGTGATGGCAGTGAATACCCGCTGCCAACAGCATTCGAGCCATGGGATGTAATAGGGTACTACACACAGCTCACGGACGGTGAcgcggccacggccacggccatggATCCGAATCTACTGAACACTCCCACATCCTCCAGCTTGAGAAGCGAACAAGACAATCAATTTCTAATGTTTCCAATGGACGAATCGCCAATAGTATCCGAAGCTTCGCCTAATACTTGCAGCACACATACGCAGCCATCGCCCAGCTCTATAACCGACAAAGAGCGAAGCACAGCCAGAAACAATAAGCGAAAGAGAGGGCCGCAAAACTCTCGCAATCCgacagaaaagaaggaaCAGGTCAAGCGGCGAAACCGGGTGGCCGCATCCAAGTGCcgacagaagaagagggaaaaggtgaATGATCTGAAGAAGCAAAGTTCAAGTCTTTAA
- a CDS encoding uncharacterized protein (antiSMASH:Cluster_5.5), translated as MDSKTNNTPSPNSRLLSQPLLGPTQNSEKTGLKEPAGQLNYQTITTHSEETNTAPHQDNKDPHREWVMSAEYATFEGYGDQDAQPEMEVYYTDDQEDPWWICFVPFWLR; from the exons ATGGATTCCAAAACAAATAACACCCCTTCGCCAAACTCTCGGCTGCTCAGTCAACCTCTTCTGGGTCCAACCCAGAATTCGGAAAAGACGGGCCTGAAAGAGCCAGCTGGCCAGCTGAATTACCAGACAATCACGACGCACTCTGAGGAGACCAATACTG CTCCGCATCAAGATAATAAAGACCCGCATCGAGAATGGGTAATGAGTGCTGAGTATGCCACATTTGAGGGCTACGGAGATCAGGATGCTCAGCCCGAGATGGAGGTCTATTACACTGATGACCAAGAGGATCCTTGGTGGATTTGCTTTGTTCCATTCTGGTTGAGATGA
- a CDS encoding Type I Iterative PKS (EggNog:ENOG41~antiSMASH:Cluster_5.5~TransMembrane:2 (o1748-1767i1779-1799o)~SMCOG1022:Beta-ketoacyl synthase) — translation MSSTPKTQPIAIIGMACRFPGDASTPERLWELCAEAQNTWSKVPPTRYNGDAFHHPRPENLGTIHSHGGHFLNEDVSLFDTSFFSLTADIARAMDPQIRMLYETTFEAFESAGLTLEQVAGSLTSCFAGAMFHDYNDLQVQDIDNLPRYFLTGNSGSLVANRLSHFFDLQGPSVAVDTACSTAMIALHLACQSIRTGDATMSIVGGTNLILFPSSGLGLSNLGLTGPSGKSFGFDNRAEGYGRGEGVSTIVLKSLDAAIRDGDPIRAVIRETGSNQDGKTPTITSPSQEAQEALIKATYARAGLNPIDTGYVESHGTGTIAGDTTETKALGNTIGKGRKPDEPLYIGSVKANVGHTESTSGLAAIIKVVEMLERETIPPHALYENPNAKIPFKELNLKVPTELTPWPSYSMRRVSISNFGAGGTNTHAIIEDARYHVPAKANGVVKKETPKQRYLFTLSAREEKGARESIKQLEGYLESDFSEERLADLAYTLTQRRSQFAWRAVVSANSVDELRSALKESTLSPSQASLAKVPRLGFVFTGQGAQWHAMGRELIAAYPVFRQALEDADKHVKSLGSPWSVIEELSRDEKQTQVNKPQFSFPLSVIIQLAVVRLLDSWGVVPNATTGHSSGEISAAYAAKLLTFEDAITIAYVRGHLTAEYVEAGKVQGGMTALATSKETAQEYLAEITSGKAVVGCVNSPDSVTISGDVSALEELEARAQTEGAFFRRLRVPAAYHSTHMDPLAEVYHSSLNKHLQKPELPESNIIFASPVSGKRVGKSEKKSLAEPGHWVQNMVQCVQFEDALKEMLLSEESEKSGGQFTVDAIIEIGPHGALQGPIRQILADPVLKECTATNGASLKRGEDAVRTMGALASRLFCQGYPVNFEAVNFPTPTKGLQVVHNLPSYPWNHAKYWVEAPAVTEALNRKFPHHDLLGLKVTGLNSDVHIWRNVLRISNVPWLADHGLQTQILFPGAGLATMAIEAMHQIATPEEQALGGYMLYDVNLYSALMVPTSDDGMEVQLILRDQSNRTLDTLTYKEFSILSRGRDGKWIGHCSGKVGIASDKPQVPVLMPEDIQTSSLDLGVFYEQIANGGPTLGPAFQTVSTVDYGSGYVLAGITVADNVAAMPKEYESKYFVHPTTMDACFQIAWSTMPSAILEKFGLCLPEFAGKLYMSSNTDQKPGTKMKAVAKLTHLDNHGFEVSITLSEIEGEKERIVLNAERLKVKSLVLKTIQASDEVDNTATLKPVHKPDVTKLSAKDFQSEDKLKEYVSLFAHKHPRAKVLEVGAGARATSAVILEGLSQETPGTLAVQRYDYADVSAEALSEAEKQFTAFESQIRYQEFDIEKSPGEQGINAESYDLVIVSNLLQNATDLSKSTKYIRHVLKSEGTALILEKSLDEKLESVLAENGFHSSEIVVRGSEYSFIAATATSNALFHSVNYPKETVLIQIPNSKDAAPQKWLDQLSQLLHESTGTEVSVAELGKASLKNKTGIIWVQSKDKFLSEISKENFDALQAALLEADNLVWVSHAGDGNEGEAAMGLGLLRTLRVEDASKTFITLDLDPAQGCWDASAIKVIDDVFRYTLNSNREHREYEFSVRSGQLNILRYIGEQSFNEQFGRLQGRNPPQLKEFSFSGPYTYLEAASPGLLDSLVFKEDEALWQSGTWNEEMVEITPHAFGLNFRDVLIAMDQMQEKIMGFECSGYVSRVGSKVTHVKVGDRVCALMQYGNWANKIRTPWHSVMRIPDSMSLEAAASVPIIFGTAYHALIKLADLQEGESILIHSAAGGVGLAAIAIAQYLKAEIYVTVSSEEKREFLSKNYGIPRDRMFSSRDVSFAEDVMRATGGRGVDVLLNSLAGPLLQASWDCVAKLGRFIELGKQDSQGNKSLGMRNFSNSTSYIAMDLVMLGIVNGKTLFNSFRGVVDLFAAGKIKHEVPLLLYEIGNLRDAFRQMQRGRHIGKFVVRATEGDLVPTVVTQASPKLDPLGSYLIIGGTSGIGQEIAFWLAKQGAKNLILVSRRAEQQAEGPALVAALAEAGAQAVLRSCDVSDKASLEKVVTEARKKGPIRGVIQSAVVLADSVFNNMTQDKWHVAVGPKVKGTGNLNELFQDSDLEFFIILSSATCILGNGGQANYTAGGSYQDALAWNRVSKGLPGVSINIGSVPAVGVAARGGVGKLLDRAGYRAQEVSELLSLIQMSILHPRLGQIVTGLKSWTTPGTLQWRLEPRFAHLSIPGDGSDGEGSAQQSLKDRLINSSTETAHGLLVEALKERLADVFAMSASEVDAEMPLTAYGVDSLVAGELRNWLVINVVGGVSIFDVTQSNSLKDLAGRLQERLAEEAK, via the exons ATGTCGTCCACACCCAAGACACAGCCAATTGCCATTATTGGCATGGCCTGCCGCTTCCCAGGCGATGCCAGTACTCCTGAACGTCTCTGGGAGTTGTGTGCGGAAGCTCAAAATACTTGGTCCAAGGTGCCTCCAACCAGGTATAACGGAGATGCATTCCATCACCCTCGACCAGAAAACCTTGGAACC ATTCACAGCCACGGTGGTCACTTCTTGAATGAGGATGTTTCGCTGTTTGATACCTCATTTTTCAGTCTCACTGCGGACATAGCCAGA GCTATGGACCCTCAGATTCGTATGCTCTACGAAACCACATTTGAAGCCTTTGAGTCAG CTGGCCTGACTCTGGAACAGGTTGCCGGATCTTTGACATCCTGCTTCGCTGGAGCTATGTTTCACGATTACAACGATTTGCAGGTGCAAGACATTGACAACTTGCCCCGTTACTTTCTCACAGGAAACTCAGGTTCCCTGGTAGCAAATCGATTGTCCCATTTCTTTGACCTTCAAGGTCCTAGCGTTGCTGTCGATACAGCTTGCTCCACAGCCATGATTGCGCTCCATCTGGCTTGCCAGAGTATTCGAACTGGCGATGCTACTATGTCCATTGTTGGCGGAACTAACCTGATTCTATTTCCGTCATCAGGTCTAGGATTATCCAATTTGGG ACTTACAGGCCCCTCAGGTAAATCCTTCGGTTTCGACAATCGGGCCGAAGGTTATGGCCGTGGTGAGGGTGTCTCTACCATTGTCCTCAAGTCTCTTGACGCTGCCATCCGTGATGGTGACCCTATCCGAGCAGTGATCCGAGAGACAGGTTCAAATCAGGACGGTAAAACGCCAACCATTACTTCTCCTTCACAAGAGGCTCAAGAGGCCCTGATTAAGGCTACTTATGCAAGGGCCGGCTTGAACCCAATCGACACAGGCTACGTAGAAAGCCATGGCACAGGTACAATTGCAGGAGACACAACAGAGACCAAGGCCCTGGGAAACACCATCGGAAAGGGTCGAAAACCCGATGAGCCTCTCTATATCGGCTCTGTCAAAGCCAACGTTGGACACACTGAATCAACCAGTGGTctcgctgccatcatcaaagttGTGGAGATGTTGGAGCGAGAGACTATCCCACCACACGCGTTATATGAGAACCCCAACGCCAAAATCCCTTTCAAGGAGCTCAACCTCAAG GTCCCAACTGAGTTGACGCCTTGGCCATCATACAGCATGCGAAGAGTGTCCATTAGCAACTTTGGAGCTGGAGGCACCAACACCCACGCTATCATCGAAGATGCCAGATATCATGTGCccgccaaggccaatggCGTTGTCAAAAAGGAGACACCCAAGCAACGCTACCTCTTTACTCTCAGTGccagagaggaaaagggTGCACGAGAGTCAATTAAGCAGCTTGAGGGCTATCTGGAGTCTGACTTCTCAGAAGAGCGTCTTGCTGATCTGGCTTACACTCTGACCCAGCGGCGTTCTCAGTTTGCATGGAGGGCAGTCGTTTCAGCCAATTCGGTCGACGAGCTTCGCTCTGCACTGAAAGAATCCACTCTCAGCCCATCGCAGGCCAGTTTGGCTAAGGTGCCTCGACTTGGATTTGTCTTCACTGGACAGGGCGCTCAGTGGCATGCTATGGGCCGAGAGCTCATTGCAGCTTACCCAGTGTTCCGACAGGCTCTAGAAGATGCAGACAAGCATGTCAAGTCATTGGGCTCCCCTTGGAGTGTCATTGAGGAGCTATCGCGGGATGAGAAGCAGACCCAGGTCAATAAGCCACAGTTCAGTTTCCCTCTGTCAGTTATTATCCAGCTGGCTGTAGTTCGGCTGCTTGACTCTTGGGGTGTGGTTCCCAATGCCACAACTGGCCACTCCAGTGGTGAGATTTCAGCAGCTTATGCGGCCAAATTGCTCACATTCGAGGATGCCATCACCATTGCGTATGTCCGAGGCCATCTCACGGCTGAGTATGTGGAAGCTGGCAAGGTTCAAGGTGGTATGACTGCGCTCGCCACCAGCAAAGAGACTGCCCAGGAATACCTTGCCGAGATCACCTCTGGCAAGGCCGTGGTTGGATGTGTCAACAGCCCCGACAGCGTGACTATTTCTGGAGATGTCTCTGCCTTGGAGGAGCTCGAAGCGCGAGCCCAAACTGAAGGTGCATTCTTCCGACGTCTTAGGGTTCCAGCAGCGTACCACTCTACGCATATGGATCCCCTGGCTGAGGTATACCACTCGAGCCTCAACAAGCACTTGCAGAAGCCCGAATTGCCAGAGTCCAACATCATTTTCGCATCTCCTGTTTCTGGAAAGCGCGTCGgcaagagcgagaagaagtcTTTGGCTGAGCCTGGACACTGGGTCCAGAACATGGTCCAGTGCGTTCAGTTTGAAGACGCTCTGAAGGAGATGCTCCTGTCGGAGGAATCAGAGAAATCTGGAGGCCAGTTTACCGTCGATGCCATTATCGAGATTGGACCTCACGGAGCTCTCCAGGGACCTATTCGACAGATTCTCGCTGACCCAGTCTTGAAGGAGTGCACCGCAACAAACGGTGCTTCTCTGAAACGTGGAGAAGACGCTGTTCGCACCATGGGAGCCTTGGCAAGCAGACTCTTTTGCCAGGGATACCCTGTCAACTTTGAGGCTGTTAACTTCCCCACCCCGACCAAGGGCTTGCAGGTTGTCCACAACCTTCCTTCATACCCGTGGAACCACGCAAAGTACTGGGTTGAGGCACCTGCAGTAACTGAAGCTCTGAACCGAAAATTCCCTCACCATGACTTGCTTGGATTGAAGGTGACTGGCTTGAACTCGGATGTTCACATCTGGAGAAATGTACTTCGCATTTCTAACGTCCCTTGGCTGGCAGATCACGGTTTGCAAACACAGATTCTGTTCCCTGGTGCTGGCCTGGCTACCATGGCTATTGAAGCTATGCACCAGATTGCCACTCCAGAGGAGCAAGCTCTTGGAGGCTACATGCTGTACGATGTCAACTTGTACAGTGCCCTGATGGTGCCAACCTCAGACGATGGAATGGAAGTGCAGCTGATCCTTCGGGACCAAAGCAACCGAACCTTGGACACTCTTACTTACAAGGAGTTCTCGATCCTCTCCAGAGGACGAGATGGCAAATGGATTGGACACTGCAGCGGTAAAGTCGGAATCGCCAGTGACAAGCCACAAGTCCCTGTCCTCATGCCTGAAGACATCCAAACAAGTTCTCTTGATCTGGGCGTCTTCTATGAGCAGATTGCTAATGGAGGCCCAACTCTGGGACCCGCCTTCCAGACTGTCTCAACCGTCGATTATGGTAGCGGCTACGTACTTGCGGGCATCACTGTGGCCGACAATGTTGCAGCAATGCCTAAAGAGTACGAGTCCAAGTACTTTGTTCATCCCACAACGATGGACGCTTGCTTCCAAATTGCTTGGAGCACCATGCCTTCGGCTATCTTGGAGAAGTTTGGCCTCTGTTTGCCTGAGTTTGCTGGCAAATTGTACATGAGCTCCAATACTGACCAGAAGCCCGGTACCAAGATGAAGGCTGTCGCCAAGCTCACCCATCTCGATAATCACGGTTTCGAAGTTTCCATCACTTTGTCCGAGATTGAGggcgagaaagagaggatTGTTCTGAATGCCGAGCGCTTGAAGGTCAAATCCCTGGTTCTCAAGACCATTCAGGCTTCGGACGAGGTGGATAACACTGCTACGCTGAAGCCTGTCCACAAGCCGGACGTTACTAAGCTGTCTGCCAAAGACTTCCAGAGCGaggacaagctcaaggagtATGTCAGCCTCTTTGCTCACAAGCATCCCCGTGCCAAGGTCTTGGAAGTTGGGGCTGGTGCACGAGCTACTTCCGCTGTTATTCTCGAGGGTCTTTCACAAGAGACTCCAGGAACATTGGCAGTTCAGAGATACGATTATGCAGATGTCTCTGCTGAAGCACTCTcagaggctgagaagcaaTTTACAGCATTCGAGAGCCAGATTCGATACCAAGAATTTGACATTGAAAAGAGCCCTGGCGAGCAAGGTATTAACGCTGAAAGCTACGACTTGGTCATTGTCTCCAACCTTCTCCAGAACGCTACAGATCTCAGCAAGAGTACCAAGTACATTCGCCATGTCTTGAAGTCTGAAGGCACAGCATTGATCCTGGAGAAATCTCTGGATGAAAAACTGGAATCGGTGCTGGCTGAGAACGGCTTCCACAGCTCTGAGATTGTGGTGCGCGGCTCAGAATACTCATTCATCGCGGCTACTGCCACAAGCAATGCGCTGTTCCACTCTGTTAACTACCCCAAGGAGACTGTCTTGATCCAGATTCCCAACTCCAAGGACGCAGCACCTCAAAAATGGCTGGATCAGCTTAGCCAGTTGCTTCATGAGAGCACCGGCACGGAGGTTTCGGTTGCCGAGCTTGGAAAGGCGTCGTTGAAGAACAAGACTGGTATCATTTGGGTGCAAAGCAAGGACAAGTTCTTGTCTGAAATCTCCAAGGAGAACTTCGATGCTCTCCAGGCAGCACTGCTAGAGGCTGACAACCTGGTGTGGGTATCAcacgctggagatggcaacGAGGGAGAAGCCGCAATGGGCCTTGGTTTGCTGCGAACACTCAGAGTCGAAGATGCCTCCAAGACATTCATCACCCTCGACTTGGATCCAGCGCAAGGATGCTGGGATGCATCTGCAATCAAAGTGATTGACGATGTATTCCGCTACACTTTGAACTCCAACCGCGAGCATCGCGAGTACGAGTTCTCGGTTCGCTCAGGCCAGCTTAACATTCTCCGATACATCGGAGAACAGAGCTTTAATGAGCAGTTTGGAAGACTGCAAGGCAGAAACCCACCTCAGCTCAAGGAGTTCTCATTCTCGGGCCCGTACACATACTTGGAGGCTGCAAGCCCTGGTCTCTTGGACAGTCTTGTCTTcaaggaggacgaggctCTCTGGCAATCTGGTACATGGAACGAGGAGATGGTTGAGATCACGCCGCATGCATTCGGTCTCAACTTCCGAGACGTTCTCATCGCAATGGACCAAATGCAAGAGAAGATTATGGGATTCGAGTGCTCGGGATATGTCAGCCGCGTTGGATCCAAAGTCACTCACGTCAAGGTTGGTGACCGAGTTTGCGCTCTCATGCAATACGGAAACTGGGCCAACAAGATTCGCACGCCATGGCACAGCGTCATGCGTATTCCAGACAGCATGAGTCTGGAAGCCGCAGCCTCTGTCCCCATCATCTTTGGAACTGCGTACCACGCTCTGATCAAACTTGCCGACCTGCAAGAGGGTGAAAGCATCCTGATCCACTCTGCAGCTGGTGGTGTCGGATTGGCAGCCATCGCTATTGCGCAGTACCTGAAGGCGGAGATCTATGTCACTGTTAGttcggaagagaagagagagttCCTTTCCAAGAACTACGGCATTCCCCGCGATCGCATGTTCTCCAGCCGTGATGTCTCGTTCGCTGAGGACGTTATGCGAGCTACCGGAGGAAGAGGTGTCGATGTTTTGTTGAATTCTTTGGCAGGCCCTCTGTTGCAGGCTAGTTGGGATTGCGTTGCTAAACTCGGCCGCTTTATTGAACTGGGCAAGCAAGACTCCCAGGGCAACAAGAGCTTGGGCATGAGAAACTTTAGCAATTCCACAAGCTACATCGCAATGGATCTCGTGATGCTGGGAATTGTCAACGGCAAGACCCTTTTCAACTCTTTCCGGGGCGTTGTAGATTTGTTTGCCGCTGGAAAGATCAAGCATGAAGTGCCCCTCTTGCTTTACGAGATTGGCAACCTGCGAGACGCTTTCCGCCAAATGCAGCGTGGTCGCCACATTGGTAAATTTGTTGTTCGAGCCACCGAAGGCGACTTGGTACCG ACTGTTGTAACCCAGGCTTCACCCAAGCTTGACCCTCTTGGTTCGTACCTCATCATCGGTGGAACGAGCGGTATTGGTCAGGAAATCGCCTTCTGGCTCGCCAAGCAAGGAGCGAAGAACCTGATCCTGGTATCACgacgagcagagcagcaagcagaaGGCCCAGCCCTTGTCGCTGCCCTcgctgaagctggagctcaAGCTGTGCTCCGCAGCTGCGATGTGTCCGACAAGGCAAGCCTTGAGAAAGTTGTCACTGAAGCTCGCAAGAAGGGCCCAATTCGCGGTGTCATTCAATCAGCTGTGGTTCTGGCAGACTCTGTCTTCAACAACATGACCCAAGACAAGTGGCATGTTGCGGTTGGGCCCAAGGTTAAGGGAACTGGAAACTTGAATGAGCTCTTCCAAGACTCCGACCTGGAATTCTTCATTATCCTCTCATCTGCTACATGCATTCTAGGAAACGGTGGTCAGGCAAACTACACGGCAGGAGGAAGCTACCAGGATGCTCTCGCATGGAACAGAGTCAGCAAGGGCCTACCTGGTGTTTCTATCAACATCGGTAGTGTGCCAGCTGTGGGTGTGGCCGCTCGTGGTGGCGTCGGCAAACTATTGGACAGAGCCGGTTACCGTGCCCAAGAAGTGTCTGAGCTCTTGAGCCTCATTCAAATGTCTATACTCCACCCACGTCTGGGCCAGATCGTCACTGGACTCAAGAGCTGGACGACTCCAGGCACTCTGCAGTGGCGCTTGGAGCCTCGCTTTGCACACTTGTCGATTCCTGGTGACGGCTCTGACGGAGAAGGCTCAGCACAGCAGTCTTTGAAGGATcgcctcatcaacagctcAACCGAAACAGCGCATGGCTTGTTGGTTGAGGCTTTGAAAGAGCGTCTGGCTGATGTCTTCGCAATGTCTGCGTCTGAAGTCGATGCTGAGATGCCTTTGACGGCTTATGGTGTGGACTCCCTGGTTGCAGGAGAGTTGCGAAACTGGCTCGTTATAAACGTTGTTGGCGGCGTCAGTATCTTCGATGTCACACAGAGCAACTCGCTTAAGGACTTGGCGGGTAGACTGCAAGAGAggcttgctgaagaagcaaaatAA